One Actinoplanes missouriensis 431 DNA segment encodes these proteins:
- a CDS encoding winged helix-turn-helix transcriptional regulator: MVGHVTHPTGKPAALDWSVDNCTLARAMEILGEKWTVVVLREVFNGVRRFDDMRVRTGIPRQVLTNRLAALVGHGVLRREPYREPGARARHEYRLTDKGFDLYPMLIAVAEWGNRYLADPEGPPIRYAHRDCGAEIRVEMRCAAGHDVSDNRAVLPQPGPGAHRRS; the protein is encoded by the coding sequence ATGGTCGGACATGTCACACACCCCACCGGGAAACCCGCCGCGCTCGACTGGTCCGTCGACAACTGCACGCTCGCCCGCGCCATGGAGATCCTCGGCGAGAAGTGGACGGTCGTCGTGCTGCGCGAGGTCTTCAACGGCGTCCGGCGGTTCGACGACATGCGGGTCCGCACCGGCATCCCCCGCCAGGTGCTGACGAATCGTCTCGCCGCCCTGGTCGGGCACGGTGTGCTGCGGCGCGAGCCCTACCGGGAGCCGGGCGCGCGGGCCCGCCACGAGTACCGTCTGACCGACAAGGGCTTCGACCTGTACCCGATGCTGATCGCCGTCGCCGAGTGGGGCAACCGTTACCTGGCCGACCCGGAGGGCCCGCCGATCCGCTACGCGCACCGGGACTGCGGCGCGGAGATCCGGGTAGAGATGCGCTGCGCCGCCGGTCACGACGTGTCCGACAACCGGGCGGTGCTGCCCCAGCCGGGACCTGGAGCACATCGGCGCTCCTGA
- a CDS encoding serine/threonine-protein kinase, with the protein MSTTDLPGSGLLAGRYRLVERLGAGGMSVVWRGFDEVLGRQVAVKVLPPSTSTDPSFRRRLRAEAQAAARLTHPHITNVYDYGEATTVDGEPVPYVVMELVDGESLAAVLARVRTLPWPTAVRISAEVAAALASAHARGIVHRDVTPANVMLTPAGAKVVDFGISALIGENDVDPDGSLMGTPAYLAPERLEGGQVSPATDVYAVGLLVYRMLIGQLPWDVGTTTALLRAHQYVEPEPLPPVDGLPPAVEALIGRCLEKRPADRPPTAEVAHVLAGLAAGAPPVTSGFEAHWADGEDTFILPSGYPYAGFGPAAAAAGGPTDPNAVHPVVGSAVTEPSPAAPKRAEPGSAPSGPASPPPLRPGARGPASAAPRPGPVTAGTRCAPAALWWSSAPSRCSPPSSTAGRRSVRSGRKRPARPPRRGPASFPSPATAWSATPSGPTTTTGSRPRSPSRTGRTPRCGSGTSGS; encoded by the coding sequence ATGAGCACGACGGACCTGCCCGGTTCCGGGCTGCTCGCCGGTCGATATCGACTGGTCGAGCGCCTGGGTGCCGGCGGGATGTCAGTGGTGTGGCGAGGGTTCGACGAAGTCCTCGGCAGGCAGGTCGCGGTCAAGGTCCTGCCGCCGTCCACCAGCACCGATCCCTCGTTCCGGCGCAGGCTGCGCGCGGAGGCTCAGGCCGCGGCGCGGCTCACGCATCCGCACATCACCAATGTGTACGACTACGGCGAGGCGACCACCGTCGACGGTGAGCCGGTGCCGTACGTCGTGATGGAGCTCGTCGACGGCGAGTCGCTGGCCGCCGTCCTGGCCCGGGTCCGGACGCTGCCGTGGCCCACCGCCGTGCGGATCAGCGCCGAGGTCGCGGCCGCTCTCGCCTCGGCGCACGCGCGCGGCATCGTGCACCGCGACGTCACCCCGGCCAACGTGATGCTCACCCCGGCCGGTGCCAAGGTCGTCGACTTCGGCATCTCCGCCCTGATCGGTGAGAACGACGTCGACCCGGACGGGAGCCTGATGGGCACCCCGGCCTACCTCGCGCCCGAGCGGCTGGAGGGCGGCCAGGTCAGCCCGGCCACCGACGTCTACGCGGTGGGGCTGCTGGTCTACCGGATGCTGATCGGCCAGCTGCCGTGGGACGTCGGCACGACCACCGCGCTGCTCCGCGCCCATCAGTACGTCGAGCCCGAGCCGCTGCCACCCGTCGACGGGCTGCCACCGGCCGTCGAGGCGCTGATCGGCCGCTGCCTGGAGAAACGGCCCGCGGACCGGCCGCCGACCGCCGAGGTGGCCCACGTGCTGGCCGGCCTCGCCGCGGGGGCGCCGCCGGTCACCTCCGGTTTCGAGGCGCACTGGGCCGACGGTGAGGACACCTTCATCCTGCCGTCCGGTTATCCGTACGCGGGTTTCGGCCCGGCCGCCGCTGCCGCCGGTGGCCCGACCGATCCGAACGCGGTGCACCCGGTCGTCGGCTCGGCCGTCACCGAGCCGTCCCCCGCCGCGCCGAAACGGGCCGAGCCCGGCTCGGCGCCCTCCGGGCCGGCGTCGCCGCCGCCGCTGCGTCCCGGCGCCCGCGGCCCGGCGTCCGCCGCGCCCCGGCCCGGCCCGGTCACAGCCGGAACCAGGTGCGCGCCCGCCGCGCTTTGGTGGTCGTCGGCACCGTCGCGCTGCTCTCCGCCCTCGTCTACGGCTGGTCGGCGATCGGTGAGGAGCGGCCGGAAGCGGCCGGCGCGCCCGCCGCGCCGCGGGCCAGCATCGTTCCCGTCGCCGGCAACTGCGTGGTCAGCTACGCCGTCTGGTCCGACGACGACCACCGGTTCAAGGCCCAGGTCACCGTCGCGAACCGGGCGGACGCCCCGGTGCGGGAGTGGGACCTCTGGTTCCTGA
- a CDS encoding cellulose binding domain-containing protein translates to MVSYAVWSDDDHRFKAQVTVANRADAPVREWDLWFLMNGDQTVSGNGKTVLAQQDRAVTVSSVNALAAQKTVTLQITGRYTESNAAPMVFKLNGTKCEAYVSAEPGQPSRPVVHLADGQVRFGDPTTNPAPGISIDPGGNVHISPTAPRPSSSRTMVPIKPVPSTSVSKPTTTDPSDDVPSSAPPPKPPSEEPGSSSPSPSPSPSPSPSTSPPPEPGTGIDNPCDAEAEDEPCPDPVTPE, encoded by the coding sequence GTGGTCAGCTACGCCGTCTGGTCCGACGACGACCACCGGTTCAAGGCCCAGGTCACCGTCGCGAACCGGGCGGACGCCCCGGTGCGGGAGTGGGACCTCTGGTTCCTGATGAACGGCGACCAGACCGTCTCCGGCAACGGCAAGACCGTGCTGGCCCAGCAGGACCGCGCGGTCACGGTCTCCTCGGTGAACGCGCTGGCCGCCCAGAAAACGGTCACCCTGCAGATCACCGGTCGCTACACCGAGAGCAACGCGGCGCCGATGGTCTTCAAGCTCAACGGGACGAAGTGCGAGGCGTACGTGTCGGCCGAGCCGGGCCAGCCGTCCCGTCCGGTCGTGCACCTCGCCGACGGCCAGGTGCGTTTCGGCGACCCGACCACCAATCCGGCGCCGGGCATCTCGATCGATCCCGGCGGCAACGTGCACATCAGCCCGACGGCGCCGCGGCCGTCCTCCTCCCGGACCATGGTTCCGATCAAGCCAGTGCCCAGCACCAGCGTGTCGAAACCGACCACAACGGATCCCAGTGACGACGTGCCGTCGTCGGCACCCCCACCAAAACCACCTTCCGAGGAGCCCGGATCTTCAAGCCCCTCGCCTAGTCCGAGCCCCTCGCCCAGTCCGAGCACCTCGCCGCCGCCCGAGCCCGGCACCGGCATCGACAACCCGTGCGACGCGGAGGCCGAGGACGAGCCCTGCCCGGATCCGGTCACCCCGGAGTGA
- a CDS encoding sigma-70 family RNA polymerase sigma factor — MTTTTELPATIGVTHDAPSARDIEDLIRENMPMVGHLVRELLNRVPGHVHSDDLSSAGFAALLGAARSFDVTRGIPFHRFAAVRIRGALLDELRGQDWASRSVRARARKAATARQELTAALGRTPSDAEVAEVLGIGVTELASVEDDVQKASLLSLQGFPTGAAEEMVPETSEGPEDLLLKRERLGYLHQAIQALPERLRQVVQESFLQEQPLSEVAARLGVTESRISQLRTEALRLLREGLNSSLAPELLTVAAGGPRTRKGCLQRRRTEYFAKVAQQGSLHTRLALTDSHGVPIAVAA; from the coding sequence GTGACCACCACGACCGAACTCCCCGCCACCATCGGCGTCACCCACGACGCGCCCTCGGCGCGCGACATCGAGGACCTGATCCGCGAAAACATGCCGATGGTTGGCCATCTGGTCCGGGAACTGCTCAACCGCGTACCCGGCCATGTCCACTCAGATGACCTCTCCTCAGCCGGGTTCGCGGCGCTGCTGGGAGCCGCCCGTTCGTTCGACGTGACCCGGGGCATCCCGTTCCACCGCTTCGCCGCGGTGCGGATCCGCGGGGCGCTCCTGGACGAGCTGCGCGGGCAGGACTGGGCCAGCCGATCGGTGCGGGCCCGGGCGCGCAAGGCGGCCACCGCACGACAGGAGCTCACCGCCGCGCTGGGTCGCACGCCCAGTGACGCCGAGGTCGCCGAGGTGCTCGGCATCGGCGTCACCGAACTCGCGAGCGTCGAGGACGACGTGCAGAAGGCCTCGCTTCTCAGCCTTCAGGGTTTCCCGACGGGAGCGGCCGAGGAGATGGTGCCGGAGACATCTGAGGGCCCGGAGGATCTGTTGCTGAAGCGGGAACGGCTCGGCTACCTGCATCAGGCCATCCAGGCGCTTCCCGAACGGCTGCGTCAGGTCGTGCAGGAATCCTTCTTGCAGGAACAACCGCTCAGCGAGGTGGCGGCCCGGCTCGGCGTCACCGAATCCCGGATCTCCCAGCTGCGCACGGAGGCGCTGCGCCTGCTCCGGGAGGGCCTGAACAGCTCGCTCGCGCCGGAACTCCTCACCGTCGCGGCAGGCGGCCCCCGTACCCGCAAGGGCTGTCTGCAGCGTCGCCGCACCGAGTATTTCGCGAAGGTGGCCCAGCAGGGCAGCCTGCACACGCGGCTCGCGCTGACCGACAGCCACGGCGTCCCGATCGCGGTCGCCGCCTGA
- a CDS encoding MFS transporter, protein MITTTGPWTPLKDPVYRMLWLAVLASNAGTWMQTVGAQWLVVHEPDAATWTSLVQTVTTLPVLLFALPAGTLADALDRRRLLLAVQIGLFGVASVLTALAALDHLSPPLLLVFTFLLGCGQALTLPSWQAVIPEVVPHDQLPAASALGAVNTNLARSAGPAVGGLLVAQFGSAAVFGLNALSFAVFALALVRWRRDPQPPTGQAERFGSALRAGERYVRWSPVVRRILGRVLLFVLPGSVVWALLPVVARQELSMGAQGYGVLLAALGIGAIAGALLMPRARRLLSTDQMIVATGLVYGAALAVVAFVPHTIAVVPALVLGGAAWMMLVSRMNAAMQLVLPNWVRARALAIYQLVFAGGQAIGALLWGQFASAFGLDSAFATAAAVMAAGLLLVRVWPVHTHENDDYTPAVYWAEPHLVIEPHRDDGPVLISARYRVRQENAAAFLTAMQRVRGSRMRTGASQWGLFRDTADAELFVEAYLVPTWDEHLRQHEGRLTESDERMEERAIALAEGAPEVTHLLATDR, encoded by the coding sequence GTGATCACAACAACGGGTCCGTGGACGCCCTTGAAGGACCCGGTCTATCGGATGCTCTGGCTGGCCGTTCTCGCCAGCAACGCCGGCACCTGGATGCAGACGGTCGGCGCGCAGTGGCTGGTCGTGCACGAACCGGACGCGGCGACCTGGACCAGCCTCGTGCAGACCGTCACCACCCTGCCGGTGCTCCTGTTCGCCCTCCCCGCGGGCACCCTCGCGGACGCCCTGGATCGGCGGCGGCTGCTCCTTGCCGTACAGATCGGGCTCTTCGGGGTGGCCTCGGTCCTGACCGCGCTCGCCGCGCTGGACCACCTCTCTCCCCCGCTCCTGCTGGTCTTCACGTTCCTGCTCGGGTGCGGGCAGGCGCTCACGCTGCCGTCCTGGCAGGCGGTGATCCCCGAGGTGGTGCCGCACGACCAGCTGCCGGCGGCCTCCGCGCTCGGCGCGGTCAACACGAACCTGGCCCGGTCGGCCGGTCCGGCGGTCGGTGGCCTGCTGGTGGCGCAGTTCGGGTCGGCGGCGGTGTTCGGGCTGAACGCGCTCTCCTTCGCGGTCTTCGCGCTGGCCCTGGTGCGGTGGCGGCGCGACCCGCAGCCGCCGACCGGGCAGGCCGAGCGGTTCGGGTCCGCGCTGCGCGCCGGGGAACGCTATGTGCGCTGGTCACCGGTGGTCCGGCGAATCCTCGGACGGGTGCTGCTCTTCGTGCTTCCGGGCAGTGTGGTCTGGGCGCTGCTGCCGGTGGTGGCACGCCAGGAGCTGAGCATGGGCGCGCAGGGCTACGGCGTTCTGCTCGCCGCGCTCGGCATCGGCGCGATCGCCGGGGCTCTGCTGATGCCCCGCGCCCGCCGTCTGCTCAGCACCGACCAGATGATCGTCGCGACCGGGCTGGTCTACGGCGCGGCGCTGGCCGTGGTGGCGTTCGTGCCGCACACGATCGCCGTGGTGCCCGCGCTGGTCCTCGGCGGCGCTGCCTGGATGATGCTGGTGTCCCGGATGAACGCCGCGATGCAGCTGGTCCTGCCGAACTGGGTGCGCGCCCGCGCGCTCGCCATCTATCAGCTGGTCTTCGCCGGTGGCCAGGCGATCGGTGCGCTGCTCTGGGGCCAGTTCGCCTCGGCCTTCGGCCTCGATTCCGCGTTTGCCACGGCCGCGGCGGTGATGGCGGCGGGCCTTCTTCTGGTACGGGTTTGGCCCGTCCACACCCACGAGAACGACGACTACACGCCGGCCGTCTACTGGGCCGAGCCGCATCTCGTGATCGAGCCGCACCGCGACGACGGGCCGGTGCTGATCTCGGCACGGTACCGGGTCCGGCAGGAGAACGCGGCCGCCTTTCTCACCGCCATGCAGCGGGTTCGCGGGTCACGGATGCGCACCGGGGCCTCGCAGTGGGGACTGTTCCGGGACACCGCGGACGCCGAGTTGTTCGTGGAGGCCTATCTGGTGCCGACGTGGGACGAGCACCTGCGCCAGCACGAGGGGCGCCTCACCGAGTCCGACGAGCGGATGGAGGAGCGGGCGATCGCGCTGGCCGAGGGCGCGCCGGAGGTGACGCACCTGCTCGCGACCGACCGCTGA
- a CDS encoding PaaI family thioesterase produces the protein MTQTQDPATLRTRTFGWSDPAEHASRLGRRSGMEILQAMAAGELPPPPIMNLIDAAGLHAEEGSVTITLDPQEFHYNPLGTVHGGVISTLLDTAAACSVHSTLPAGVGYTSMDLNVKFLRAVTVESGRLTCTGAVLQQGRRTALAEARLVDAAGRLVAHATSSCLLFEMPGA, from the coding sequence ATGACGCAGACTCAGGACCCCGCCACGCTCCGGACCCGCACCTTCGGCTGGTCCGACCCCGCCGAGCACGCCAGCCGGCTCGGCCGGCGCAGCGGCATGGAGATCCTCCAGGCGATGGCCGCCGGCGAACTGCCTCCCCCGCCCATCATGAACCTGATCGACGCGGCGGGCCTGCACGCCGAAGAGGGAAGCGTCACGATCACGCTCGACCCGCAGGAATTCCACTACAACCCGCTCGGCACCGTCCACGGCGGTGTGATCTCGACCCTGCTGGACACGGCCGCGGCGTGCTCGGTGCACAGCACGCTGCCCGCCGGGGTGGGGTACACGAGCATGGACCTGAACGTGAAGTTCCTCCGCGCGGTGACCGTGGAGTCGGGTCGTCTGACCTGCACCGGGGCGGTGTTGCAGCAAGGGCGGCGAACCGCGCTGGCGGAGGCGCGGCTGGTGGACGCGGCGGGGCGGCTGGTGGCGCACGCGACGTCGAGTTGCCTCCTTTTCGAGATGCCCGGGGCCTGA
- a CDS encoding cyanophycinase, producing the protein MNGSIDPHHGRLFIMGGAAGPGLLARFVELAGGAAARIVVIATASAEPDAAAAAHAAQMSGAGSVRALRIVTRADANAPGVEPVLRAATGVFFTGGDQERITSVIGGTATDSLLQELVSEGDLILAGTSAGAAMMSATMITGGESQRITAGSVRTGPGLEFLPGVLIDQHFGERGRLNRLLSAVARYPHELGLGIDEDTAILTEGDCFEVLGSGAVTVVDAGTATDIQVPPSGPIALAGATIHVLPAGYTFHLPGRRPVAGTPAAERERAA; encoded by the coding sequence GTGAACGGCAGCATCGATCCGCACCACGGCCGCCTGTTCATCATGGGCGGGGCCGCGGGCCCGGGGCTGCTCGCGCGGTTCGTCGAGCTGGCCGGGGGAGCGGCGGCGCGGATCGTGGTGATCGCGACCGCCAGTGCGGAACCTGATGCGGCGGCTGCCGCCCACGCGGCGCAGATGTCCGGCGCCGGCAGTGTGCGGGCGCTGCGGATCGTGACGCGGGCCGACGCCAACGCGCCGGGGGTCGAGCCGGTGCTGCGGGCCGCGACGGGTGTCTTCTTCACCGGGGGTGACCAGGAGCGGATCACCAGCGTGATCGGCGGCACGGCGACCGACTCGCTGCTGCAGGAGCTGGTGAGCGAGGGCGATCTGATCCTGGCCGGCACCAGCGCGGGCGCCGCGATGATGTCGGCCACGATGATCACCGGCGGGGAGAGTCAGCGGATCACGGCGGGCAGCGTGCGCACCGGGCCGGGGCTGGAGTTCCTGCCGGGCGTACTGATCGATCAGCATTTCGGCGAGCGCGGGCGGCTGAACCGGCTGCTCAGCGCGGTCGCGCGGTACCCGCACGAACTCGGCCTCGGCATCGACGAGGACACCGCGATCCTGACCGAGGGCGACTGTTTCGAGGTGCTCGGCAGCGGCGCGGTCACGGTGGTGGACGCCGGCACCGCCACCGACATCCAGGTCCCGCCGAGCGGGCCGATCGCGCTGGCCGGGGCCACGATTCATGTGCTGCCCGCCGGGTACACCTTCCACCTTCCGGGCCGCCGACCGGTCGCCGGCACGCCCGCCGCAGAACGGGAACGAGCCGCATGA
- the cphA gene encoding cyanophycin synthetase, with protein MKIEFLRRLRGPNVYLSRPAVVARLRLEELAGLETTDVTGFTERLLRSLPGLAEHHCAAGAPGGFVSRLRNGTYFGHVTEHVCLELSQMIGRDVNFGRTVGAGEPGVYDVIVECPVDESPGSRVPGELFEAAIDLVLAVHGGPSPVRLGPGLRGGGLSQRLADLAVLAEREAAGPSTRSIIEAARRRGIPVERFDDLSLLRLGWGNRRRLAWAAMTDRTSGIGVDIAGDKHVTRRLLGEAGIPVAPGGSARTPAEAVALLGELGAPVVVKPRNGAQGHRVALNLSAPDEVERAFAEAGGDVVVERQLAGRDYRVLVVAGEVVAAAERVAAHVVGDGRATVTELVTAANADPRRGPGHCRALTRIELDENAERALWRQGHTPGSVPAEGVTVWLRDTANLSTGGTSRDVTDQVHPDVTRVCQRVAGLTGLDIAGIDLRLTDIAAPLPPLADPDRVHAGVIEVNAAPGLRMHLSPVHGRARDVGDAIVRAMFPGGSDGRIPTVAVTGTNGKTSVTKLTAHLLSGSGMRVGTAATDGVAIDGRTVLVADATGPRSAQMVLGDPQVEAAVLETARGGLLRRGLGYDWTDVGVITNITADHLGQDGLDSIEDLAHLKAVVAERVRDGGTLVLNADDPWVRSLADRPRVRADRKRLVWFGLDPENPVVTQHLGRGATAYVLHDGWLVQATGARRTPLIRLAEVPGALGGAALHVAANTLAAIAAARALGARPESLVDRLGEFDPSVENPGRGTLLRVGEVSVFVDYGHNPAALAATLRTLHRLWGAERCVAAVTLPGDRREDLLAASAQVLADGLTRVVLYEDEDPRGRRPGEVVDLVEREMRARRPQLRAVRADGCRDAITKALGLAAPGEVVLVIYEKWAATRAFLAGLGAVPAAGAPVLKLPSAAAPGAVPSVARSLTATRTRG; from the coding sequence ATGAAGATCGAGTTTCTGCGCCGCCTGCGCGGCCCCAACGTCTACCTGTCGCGTCCCGCGGTCGTGGCCCGGCTGCGTCTGGAGGAGCTCGCCGGGCTGGAGACGACCGATGTCACCGGCTTCACCGAGCGGCTGCTGAGATCGCTGCCCGGCCTGGCCGAGCACCACTGCGCGGCCGGCGCTCCGGGCGGTTTCGTCAGCCGGCTGCGCAACGGCACCTACTTCGGGCACGTCACCGAGCACGTCTGCCTGGAGCTGTCCCAGATGATCGGCCGGGACGTGAACTTCGGCCGCACCGTCGGGGCCGGCGAACCGGGCGTCTACGACGTGATCGTGGAGTGCCCGGTGGACGAGTCGCCCGGCTCCCGGGTGCCCGGTGAGCTGTTCGAGGCGGCGATCGACCTGGTCCTCGCGGTGCACGGCGGGCCGTCGCCGGTACGCCTGGGTCCGGGGCTGCGCGGGGGTGGGTTGTCGCAGCGCCTCGCCGACCTCGCGGTTCTGGCCGAGCGGGAGGCGGCCGGCCCGAGCACCCGGTCGATCATCGAGGCGGCCCGTCGCCGCGGCATCCCGGTGGAACGTTTCGACGACCTCAGTCTGCTCCGCCTCGGCTGGGGCAATCGGCGCCGCCTGGCCTGGGCCGCGATGACCGACCGGACCAGCGGCATCGGCGTGGACATCGCCGGTGACAAGCACGTCACCCGCCGACTGCTCGGCGAGGCGGGCATCCCGGTGGCGCCGGGCGGCTCCGCCCGTACCCCGGCGGAGGCGGTGGCGCTCCTCGGCGAGCTCGGCGCGCCGGTGGTGGTCAAGCCGCGCAACGGCGCGCAGGGGCACCGGGTGGCGCTCAACCTGAGCGCGCCGGACGAGGTGGAGCGGGCGTTCGCCGAGGCCGGCGGGGACGTGGTGGTGGAGCGGCAGCTGGCCGGCCGGGACTACCGGGTGCTGGTGGTCGCCGGCGAGGTGGTCGCCGCCGCCGAGCGGGTGGCGGCGCACGTGGTCGGCGACGGCCGGGCCACCGTGACCGAGCTGGTCACGGCCGCGAACGCGGACCCGCGGCGGGGTCCCGGGCACTGCCGGGCGCTGACCCGGATCGAGCTGGACGAGAACGCCGAACGGGCGCTGTGGCGGCAGGGGCACACGCCGGGCAGCGTGCCCGCCGAGGGGGTGACGGTCTGGCTGCGGGACACCGCGAACCTCTCCACCGGTGGTACCAGCCGGGACGTCACCGACCAGGTGCACCCGGACGTGACCAGGGTGTGCCAGCGGGTGGCCGGCCTGACCGGGCTCGACATCGCCGGGATCGACCTGCGGCTCACCGACATCGCGGCGCCGCTGCCGCCGCTCGCCGACCCGGACCGGGTGCACGCCGGGGTGATCGAGGTGAACGCCGCGCCCGGCCTGCGGATGCACCTGTCCCCAGTGCACGGCCGGGCCCGGGACGTCGGCGACGCGATCGTGCGGGCGATGTTCCCGGGCGGGTCGGACGGCCGGATCCCGACCGTCGCGGTCACCGGGACGAACGGCAAGACCTCGGTCACGAAGCTCACCGCGCACCTGCTCAGCGGCAGCGGGATGCGGGTCGGCACGGCCGCGACCGACGGCGTGGCGATCGACGGGCGGACCGTGCTGGTGGCCGACGCGACGGGTCCCCGCTCGGCGCAGATGGTCCTCGGCGACCCCCAGGTGGAGGCGGCCGTGCTGGAGACCGCGCGGGGCGGGCTGCTGCGGCGCGGGCTGGGATACGACTGGACCGACGTCGGCGTGATCACCAACATCACCGCCGACCACCTCGGGCAGGACGGGCTCGACTCGATCGAGGATCTGGCGCATCTGAAGGCGGTGGTCGCCGAGCGGGTCCGGGACGGCGGCACGCTCGTACTCAACGCCGACGACCCGTGGGTGCGCAGCCTCGCGGACCGCCCCCGGGTGCGGGCCGACCGCAAGCGTCTCGTCTGGTTCGGCCTGGACCCGGAGAACCCGGTGGTGACCCAGCATCTGGGCCGGGGCGCGACCGCGTACGTACTGCACGACGGCTGGCTGGTGCAGGCCACGGGAGCCCGGCGTACGCCCCTGATCCGTCTCGCCGAGGTGCCCGGCGCGCTCGGCGGCGCGGCCCTGCACGTGGCCGCGAACACGCTCGCCGCGATCGCCGCCGCCCGGGCTCTCGGCGCCCGCCCGGAGAGCCTGGTGGACCGGCTCGGCGAGTTCGATCCGAGCGTGGAGAACCCGGGCCGGGGCACGCTGCTGCGCGTCGGTGAGGTGTCGGTGTTCGTGGACTACGGGCACAATCCGGCGGCTCTCGCGGCGACCCTGCGGACGCTGCACCGGCTCTGGGGCGCGGAGCGCTGCGTGGCGGCGGTGACCCTGCCCGGTGATCGCCGGGAGGACCTGCTCGCGGCGTCGGCGCAGGTGCTCGCGGACGGGCTGACCCGGGTGGTGCTCTACGAGGACGAGGACCCGCGGGGCCGCCGGCCGGGCGAGGTCGTCGATCTGGTCGAGCGGGAGATGCGGGCCCGCCGCCCGCAGTTGCGGGCGGTGCGCGCGGACGGCTGCCGGGACGCGATCACGAAGGCGCTGGGTCTGGCCGCGCCGGGCGAGGTGGTTCTGGTGATCTACGAGAAGTGGGCGGCGACGCGGGCGTTCCTGGCCGGTCTCGGCGCGGTTCCGGCGGCCGGGGCGCCGGTGCTGAAGCTGCCTTCGGCGGCGGCGCCGGGAGCCGTTCCGTCGGTGGCCCGGAGCCTCACCGCGACCCGGACGCGTGGGTGA
- a CDS encoding urease accessory protein UreD, which produces MRAEARVVACSDGSGGTRLDVLRGESPLLLRRTGPRAGAGVTVHLVGGAAGPLRGDELRLEIEVGPGAWLEFRSVAASLALPGRSFLPASRLTVTATVAPGGTLRYLPEPLIAAAGCDHVAITRVDVAEGGSLLWRDDLVCGRHREESGDVRAGMTVRYGGTTVYRHELSVGPGAPGWAGAAVLGEGRAIGTVVAVGPESAVIGPGSGAGQEGATQPASGSGGTGVRADRKPGGDAAVMGLARGGVLVSAVGADSRQVAAALDPWCARDPRGAGGSPPVPRDDPRPALQR; this is translated from the coding sequence ATGCGCGCTGAGGCGCGGGTCGTCGCCTGCTCCGACGGGAGTGGGGGGACCCGGCTGGACGTTCTGCGGGGGGAGTCGCCGCTGCTGCTGCGGCGGACCGGTCCGCGGGCCGGCGCCGGGGTCACCGTGCATCTCGTGGGGGGTGCGGCCGGGCCGCTGCGTGGCGACGAGCTGCGGCTGGAGATCGAGGTAGGGCCGGGGGCGTGGCTGGAGTTCCGCAGCGTGGCAGCCTCTCTTGCGCTGCCGGGACGGTCGTTCCTGCCGGCCTCGCGGCTCACCGTCACGGCCACTGTCGCGCCGGGTGGGACGCTGCGGTACCTTCCGGAGCCGCTGATCGCGGCCGCCGGATGTGACCATGTCGCGATCACCCGGGTGGACGTCGCCGAGGGCGGGTCGCTGCTCTGGCGCGACGATCTGGTGTGCGGGCGGCATCGGGAGGAGTCCGGGGACGTCCGGGCCGGCATGACCGTGCGGTACGGCGGGACCACCGTCTATCGCCATGAGCTGTCGGTCGGCCCGGGTGCGCCGGGCTGGGCGGGCGCCGCCGTCCTCGGTGAGGGCCGCGCGATCGGCACCGTCGTGGCGGTGGGCCCGGAGAGCGCCGTCATCGGCCCGGGAAGCGGCGCCGGTCAGGAAGGCGCCACCCAGCCTGCAAGCGGTTCCGGAGGCACCGGCGTGCGGGCGGATCGGAAGCCCGGCGGGGACGCCGCGGTCATGGGGCTGGCTCGGGGCGGGGTGCTGGTCAGTGCCGTGGGGGCGGACAGCCGGCAGGTGGCGGCTGCTCTGGACCCCTGGTGCGCCCGGGATCCGCGGGGCGCCGGGGGAAGCCCGCCCGTGCCGCGGGACGACCCGCGGCCCGCGTTGCAGCGGTAG